From one Triticum urartu cultivar G1812 chromosome 3, Tu2.1, whole genome shotgun sequence genomic stretch:
- the LOC125549112 gene encoding probable esterase PIR7A: MEGSGGGRHFILVHGLCHGAWCWYKLVPMLRAAGHRVTALDMAASGAHPARMDEVESFEDYSRPLLDAVAAAPAGERLVLVGHSLGGLNLALAMERFPRKVAAAVFLAACMACAGRHMGVTIEEFSRRTPADFFMDSKIMVLNTDQGPRPAVALGPKLLAAKLYDRSSVEDLTLATLLVRPGCQFVDDPLMRNEALLTDANYGSVKKVYVVLKDDASTSEEMQRWMVDLSPGTEAEELAGADHMAMCSKPRELSDVLLRTANKYD, encoded by the exons ATGGAggggagcggcggcggcaggcACTTCATCCTCGTACACGGCCTCTGCCACGGCGCGTGGTGCTGGTACAAGCTGGTGCCGATGCTCCGCGCCGCGGGGCACCGCGTCACCGCGCTGGACATGGCGGCGTCCGGTGCGCACCCGGCGCGCATGGACGAGGTGGAGTCCTTCGAGGACTACTCGCGGCCGCTGCTCGACGCCGTCGCCGCGGCACCGGCAGGCGAGAGGCTGGTCCTGGTCGGGCACAGCCTCGGCGGGCTCAACCTCGCGCTCGCCATGGAGAGATTCCCGCGCAAGGTCGCCGCGGCCGTGTTCCTCGCCGCGTGCATGGCGTGCGCCGGCAGGCACATGGGCGTCACCATCGAGGAG TTCTCCAGAAGAACCCCAGCCGATTTTTTCATGGACAGCAAGATCATGGTTCTGAACACAGATCAAGGCCCTCGGCCTGCCGTCGCGCTTGGCCCCAAATTGTTGGCAGCGAAATTGTACGATCGAAGCTCAGTCGAG GACCTGACGCTGGCCACGTTGCTGGTGAGGCCGGGCTGCCAGTTCGTGGACGATCCGTTGATGAGGAACGAGGCTCTGCTCACCGACGCCAACTACGGCTCGGTGAAGAAGGTGTACGTGGTGCTCAAGGACGACGCTTCCACCTCCGAGGAGATGCAGCGCTGGATGGTCGACCTGAGCCCTGGCACAGAAGCcgaggagctcgccggagccgacCACATGGCTATGTGCTCCAAGCCCAGGGAACTCTCTGATGTGTTGCTCAGGACCGCCAACAAGTATGACTGA